Sequence from the Paramisgurnus dabryanus chromosome 3, PD_genome_1.1, whole genome shotgun sequence genome:
TCAAAACCTAATTCTTTGATTTTCCCCCTTGTGACAAGTGATTAAAGGAATCTAAAGAACATTTTTCACTACAAAGAACTTATTTTTAAGAGAAGGACCAAAACCAGCTGAAACAGACAAGGAGATCAGCGAGTTCATAACGgttaccgtagttgcaacatgcatttggaaaagcgaggcgctagagagcactattcgtttgaatgcaaaatacaatttcaccactagatgggggtaaattctacttactgttcctttaaatgtataTTCCTTGCTGTATTATtaatccaaaatatttttttatttatgtttaatgtcTTGATTTCAGCCACAGACAATATACAAAGCACAAATATGTGTgaaatgcaaataaataaatgtatttaattacaTGCACAATGCATTTATGATATGTACATCATTcatatgatttaaaaaacattaacaaaataaattctTTTTAGAGTTGATTTATAGCCCTTTCTACCTTTTTTGGGTCAGACTGAACATTATGTAgattaaaataacataatataataaataaaaaaagaaacactgACTGGTAAACCACACTGGAAAACCATAAGCAGATCAGAGTGGTGTTGCTTTACTTTACTGGAGCAATGAATAAATGTGTTgcaaaaattagattttttttataaaaacggtatatacagtataaaaataatatattacaaATCTGTCTTTTAACAGGAGAATGCAAGGTCTGTATCAgcatatgaataaataaaaaagtacaataaaaacataattagCGAGACAAAAAACCCTTCAGTATTTTATACATTTCAGATAATTCTTGTAGAAATGATGGgcatattttttctctttctcacTTTCCCCTTCATTCCTATAAACATCATATTTTTCATGTGCCTCATGTATCTGGTGGCCAATAGAGAGATCTTTGCAGGACACCACCAACAGCTTTCCAAGTCCATCAATGAAGAACTCTATGGATCCATGGAGGATGATGGTAAGGATGTGCAACAAAAGAGaaagatgaatgaatgaatgagatgaaaaaaatgtgtatgCTGAAATGATGAACATTTGTTTGACAGGGGATTGCATggggaaaaataaaacaaaatggaAAATGTCATGTCGTATGATTatcttaataattttttttaaaaacacatcagtaaGAAATATACATTTTCTCAATTTACCATACTGTAGGTCTGGTCAATTTTAGGAATTTGGggaaaattattataattttatactGTCATAACAAATACTGTTATACtgtaaatgaattaaatgtatAAAAGCTCATCAAGTCAAGTTTGTTGCTGAGGGGGGCCTTGGAGTGATATTAGGGGGGCAAggcaaaaagtttgagaaccactaccTTAGAGGATCCCCTTTAACGGTTTAACTCACCGGTGTGCCCTACTCTTTTCAGAAAGGGATCAAATCCAACTCTTCTCACTGCATCAGTCCGAGCCAAAAAGAAGTTCACTATCACATCCACAAAAAAACAGCCTTCAAATCCCGGAAGTGGCTTATGATGCCTTCCTTGAAAACGTCTCAAACAGCCACCTTCATCATCTTCAATATACTCAAGACTGAAATAATACTGTTCACCTGAGACCGCTCCACCAACCTatacagagaaagagagacaggaGGAAGAGCATTAGCACTATTTTATAATAATTCATGTCAGAAAATAAAATCATTCTTAAGATATAAATACAATCCTCTGCAAAATATTGATTGGTCTTGATGCCATATATTGGGTTTTATATTGGTGCATAAAGTCTGGATTCCAATTGAATCCTTGTCTCTCATTTCACACAGTCATGACATCACCATCATTCATTATTAATGCACACGGATCTAACAAGAACCAGCAATATTGATTTAATTTGTGCTACTACAACAAATATGTTATTAGGAAACATAACACATACAACATCCAATTCTGGATTCGCTTCCATAATCTTCACAAAGCTCTCAATGCGAGTCTCATCCATGAACTCAAAGTCATCGTCTACCCACAAGAAGTATTTGGTGGTGACTTGTGATACAGCCAAATTCCTCCCTGCAAACCAGCCCTATAGGAAATCAAATACACAACAACAGAGCAGTCAATAATCACCAaatcacatacagtacacttaacataacataacataacacattttagcattAAGGAGCCATTGAGAAATACAGTCTTGGTTTTACCACATAAAGGGTTTATCAGATAAATTAGCACATGGTATTTTTTATGCATCTCTAGAATATTTTGATGTGATACAGATTAAAAGGAGTACAGGCAAAAGCTGCATGAAATATTGTCTACCTGTGCAGGTGGCATGATGTATTGCTCTATGTTGTCACCAGACACATTTTCTGGATTTGGGTTATCGTCAGCAATGATGATCTTGATTTTCGGGTAAACCTTGCGGATGCTCTTGATGAGGACTTTTAATTTGTTATATCTCAGAAATGTCTTTGTTGTAATAGTAACCTGAGAGTTGATATCTGCATTGTGCAAGAGagacaaacattttttaatttggtTTCACAAAGCAAGTTCTGTTAGATTTACCCTCCTACAACTGACCTACAACCATCTCCTTGATTTAACCCTTATACATGTGAATTTGACCCATTTAGATTTTTAAGCTGTTGAttttattcttgaaattttATGATGCATGCAAGGATACACTGATATGATTTGAAAGTGtgcacaaataattttttttacgaTTTTGATGTTCTCAGGTCAATTTGACCAATTTATTGCAGATTAGTTGGTGTTTTACAACCCTGGAAAGGGAAAAGTGATACTGATAAAGACTTACTCAAAAGTCAAAGTGAACTATCATTCCTATTTTCAATGTATATGAAACACTGTACAAAGCAGATGAATTAAGACCCACAGAAAATCCCGAGGTGAGAATACTGTTGCACTGTGCACTGTTGAGAAATATTATTACACTCTTTCTAAATAATTATGTTCAACTTGTATATTTAGTTAAACACTATTGTCTCATGTAAATTGTCATGTATTTTTTCCTGATATCCACTAGGTGAAGCCACTGATTTATATAGGTCAGTGGATGGAGCTCTTTGCCTATTGCTTGTCACTTATAAAAGCTTTAGAAGACTGTTCCAAGACCCGAGTCATTATTTAACAACATGCACAGCATGTCAACAGTGATTTCTTGAATTTGTTCAAGGAGCCTCAAGAGCAAAAGATGAGCTTGTTTAGGAAAATAAAAGCTTAATTCATTTCACAGCAatattaaatagtttatttagaatGGTTTAAACATAGCCTACGTatgtaaataaaagaaaaaaaaaacgtgttgaataaaaatttaaattgttaaacatgttaaaaaagtttatattcaacatttgtttaatataaacatgtaaaaaattgtggttaaatgcatttctaAA
This genomic interval carries:
- the LOC135733937 gene encoding beta-1,4 N-acetylgalactosaminyltransferase 2-like isoform X1 — its product is MTFPRSILPKHFLILLCVIVLGICLILIRLLKWHPSHHYIPSSGVSPKYDHVIPTPSNLSVLSGSISSCDCKGQTDLHQFLPSDQLNDIIKSRAKEYKEHQLRMKTNTDILIAPANSPLQYPIRGFSVAPLQKSLIPGLGLYTQKREVYKVSLSVEKGVLSVDEDVNKEQVNGQGERKLTISSSSLKEVNDLLSRVTYTSTIYHIRTSDLVHFSFEDNEAVFPVIIRRPTVPVLFNPGNDINSQVTITTKTFLRYNKLKVLIKSIRKVYPKIKIIIADDNPNPENVSGDNIEQYIMPPAQGWFAGRNLAVSQVTTKYFLWVDDDFEFMDETRIESFVKIMEANPELDVVGGAVSGEQYYFSLEYIEDDEGGCLRRFQGRHHKPLPGFEGCFFVDVIVNFFLARTDAVRRVGFDPFLKRVGHTEFFIDGLGKLLVVSCKDLSIGHQIHEAHEKYDVYRNEGESEKEKKYAHHFYKNYLKCIKY
- the LOC135733937 gene encoding beta-1,4 N-acetylgalactosaminyltransferase 2-like isoform X2; protein product: MTFPRSILPKHFLILLCVIVLGICLILIRLLKWHPSHHYIPSSGNLSVLSGSISSCDCKGQTDLHQFLPSDQLNDIIKSRAKEYKEHQLRMKTNTDILIAPANSPLQYPIRGFSVAPLQKSLIPGLGLYTQKREVYKVSLSVEKGVLSVDEDVNKEQVNGQGERKLTISSSSLKEVNDLLSRVTYTSTIYHIRTSDLVHFSFEDNEAVFPVIIRRPTVPVLFNPGNDINSQVTITTKTFLRYNKLKVLIKSIRKVYPKIKIIIADDNPNPENVSGDNIEQYIMPPAQGWFAGRNLAVSQVTTKYFLWVDDDFEFMDETRIESFVKIMEANPELDVVGGAVSGEQYYFSLEYIEDDEGGCLRRFQGRHHKPLPGFEGCFFVDVIVNFFLARTDAVRRVGFDPFLKRVGHTEFFIDGLGKLLVVSCKDLSIGHQIHEAHEKYDVYRNEGESEKEKKYAHHFYKNYLKCIKY